Below is a genomic region from Actinoallomurus bryophytorum.
TGCCGGGTGATCTTCGGGCCGCCGCGCTCGCGTGCGAGGATCGACACTGCTGCGGCCATGCCGCCGCCGGCGCTGTCGCCCATCACCCCGATCCGGCCGGGGTCGACACCGCGTTCAGGGGCATGCTCGTGCAGCCAGCGCAGCGCGGCGTAGGCGTCCTCGATCGGCGTCGGGAAGGGGTGCTCGGGCGCACGCCGGTACTCGACCGACAGCATGGGCACGCCGCTGGCGGACACGTAGCGGGCGACGGGGCCGTCGAAGTGATCGATGTGGCCGAAGATGTACCCGCCGCCGTGGAAGAACAGTACGGCCGGGCCCGGTGCCGCGCCGTCCTTGACGTACCAGCGCATCTGGATCTGTGCGCCGTCTTCCGCGGTGGCGTACTGGTCACTCATCTTCACGTCGGCCGGGATCGGCTGGGCTGTTCCAGAGGCGGCGATGATCGGCTCCCAGAGGGCGCGGCGCGCCTCGACGTCGCCGACCGCCGGCGGTGTGGCGTCCGCCATCGCGCCGGCCATCGGGGCGATCGCCGCAGCGAACTCTGGATCGTAGGTGAAAGACATGGTTGCTCCTTGCTCTGATCGGACTCCGGGCTTCTCGTCGGACTCCGGGCTTCTCATCGGCCGACGCGGACATCCACGGAGGGGCCGGGGCTCATTTGGGTCTTTCGGCTTGTCCGGGGTCGCTGTCGCGGCGGCCTGAGGCGGGCAGCAGTAGTTCGCCGCGGTAACGCGGAGCCAGTTCTATGGCTTTCGCGATGCGGGCGGCTTTGGCCGCTTGGTCGAGTCGGGGGGGCGGTGAGGTGCGTCCGGGGACCTGGTCTCCGATGACGGTGAAGAACTCGTCCTGGCCCGGCGGCGCGGTGATGCACAGCAGCCGCGCGGGTGCGTCTGAGGAGTTGTGGAACCGGTGCGGGGCGTTGGCGGGAACGTTGATGGTGGTACCGGCATCGGCGGTCTGGATCGTGCCGCGGAAGGTGAGGTCCAGGT
It encodes:
- a CDS encoding alpha/beta hydrolase; protein product: MSFTYDPEFAAAIAPMAGAMADATPPAVGDVEARRALWEPIIAASGTAQPIPADVKMSDQYATAEDGAQIQMRWYVKDGAAPGPAVLFFHGGGYIFGHIDHFDGPVARYVSASGVPMLSVEYRRAPEHPFPTPIEDAYAALRWLHEHAPERGVDPGRIGVMGDSAGGGMAAAVSILARERGGPKITRQILIMPMLDDRTTTPDPHIAPYALWSNDDSATAWPALLGDAAGGPDVPATAAPARLEDATGLPPAYIEVGQLDVFRDEDTAYATKLSRAGVPVEFHLHPGVPHEFDSIAFNSDVARRAIADRVRVLKSI
- a CDS encoding cupin domain-containing protein gives rise to the protein MNTSAPIPQPEPIPPDDLRREPIPPDDLRRELIVARPDDPDLPHLSVVGDTYTILLSGDDTGGRFTLIDMYVPPGGGPPLHRHDYEETFIVLDGHLDLTFRGTIQTADAGTTINVPANAPHRFHNSSDAPARLLCITAPPGQDEFFTVIGDQVPGRTSPPPRLDQAAKAARIAKAIELAPRYRGELLLPASGRRDSDPGQAERPK